The segment GAGGTTCTGCAGGTCCGCGAGGGAGAGCCAGTTCTGGTCCGGCTGGGGGCGCTTGATCCCGAGCCGTTCCCCGGCCCAAAGAACCGGTCCCCAGAGGTAGTTGAAGTAGGTCAGGATCACCCGCGTGCGCGGGTGGCACACCCGGTTCAGCTGCTCGAATGCGCGCTGCACGTCGTCGAGATAACCGACCAGGTCGGAGAGCAGGACGTAGTCGAACGGCCTCGAGAGCGGGAGGTCCTCCGCGTCCCCGGCCAGGAACGCGAGGCCGGGGTGTCTCGAACGCGCGATCTCCACCGCCTTCCGGCTGATGTCGATCCCGACCCCCCGGGACGGCTCGACCGCCGCAAGCAGGTCCCCCGTTCCGCATCCGATCTCGAGCACCGAAGCGCCCCGCGGGACGTGGAACCGGAAGATCCGCTCCACCTCCTCGTAGTAGTGCCGGTTCTTCCGCTTCCAGCGGTCGGACTCCGGCGCCTGCGCGTCCAGCAGCTCCCTGAGAGCGACTTTCCGGGTCATCGCCGCCCCTTACCGCGCCGCATTCCACCGCCCGATGAGCGCGTAGACGATCTCCGCCATCTCCGCGATCCCCGACAGCGGGATCCGCTCGTCCACGCCGTGGATCTTCCCGTGCTCCGCGCGCGGCAGCAGCACCGGCATCAGGCCGTACGTGGGGATCCCGATGGAGCGGAAGAAGCGGGAGTCGGTGAACCCGGTGGACATGTACGGGACGACGGCGGCGTCGGGGTGGACGGAGAGGATCGCCTCCTCCATCGCCCCGTAGAGCGGCCCCACCGGGGAGCCGTTCGGCTTCTCGGCGAACAGGATCTCCACCGAGACGCCAAGGTCCTCAACCAACGTCCGTATGCGCGCCGCCACCGCCTCCGGCTCCTCCCCCGGCACGATCCGCGCGTCCACCGTCCCCTCGGCGGAGGACGGGATCACGTTCGGCTTGAACCCGGCCGCGAGGGTCGTGACCGCGTACGTGTTCCGCAGCAGCGGCTCGATCTCGGGGAATTTCCGCGCGAGCGCCTCGAGAGCATCCGCCTCCTCCGCGCCCCCGCGCAGCGCGTCCACATCGAGGTCCGAATACCCCTTCGCCCGCAGCGCCCGAAGCATGTCCCGCACCGGTTCGGTCAGGCGGGGCGGTTCCCTGTGCTCCGCCACCCGCGCCATCGCCCGGGCGAGCCGGGCCGGGGCGTCCTTATCCGACGGCCGGCTCCCGTGACCCGCTCTCCCCGCGGCGGACAGCTTCATCCACACCGGTCCCTTCTCCCACATGTTCAGAAGGAAGAATTTCCCCCCGCCGCCGAAGACGTCGGTGACGCCGACCCCGCCCTCGTTCAGCCCGTACGCGGCCCCGAGCGGGAACGGCAGGTTCCTCACGAAATATTCCGCCCCCTCGCCGCCGCCGACCTCCTCGTCCGCGTTGGCCACGAGGTACAGCCTCCGTTTCAGCGTTCCGGCCTTCGACGCCCGGATCGCGGCGCACCAGTGGGCGGCCCCCAGCCCCTTCGTGTCGAGGGTCCCCCGCCCGTAGAGGAACCCGTCCCGGACCTCGGCCGAGAACGGCGGCACGCTCCACTCCTCGGGGCGCGCCGGCACGACGTCCATGTGGTGGATGAGGACCAGCCCCGGCTCCTCCGTCCCGCCGACGTGGCACAGCACGTTCGGCTTCTCCGGCTTCGCCCCGAACGTCACCGGCGAAAGGCCGTTCTCCCGGAGGACCCGGCAGAGCAGCTCCGCCGCGCCGCGGCAGTCTCCC is part of the Deltaproteobacteria bacterium genome and harbors:
- a CDS encoding class I SAM-dependent methyltransferase, translated to MTRKVALRELLDAQAPESDRWKRKNRHYYEEVERIFRFHVPRGASVLEIGCGTGDLLAAVEPSRGVGIDISRKAVEIARSRHPGLAFLAGDAEDLPLSRPFDYVLLSDLVGYLDDVQRAFEQLNRVCHPRTRVILTYFNYLWGPVLWAGERLGIKRPQPDQNWLSLADLQNL
- a CDS encoding M20/M25/M40 family metallo-hydrolase, producing the protein MIDPAALLSEYLRIDTSNPPGDCRGAAELLCRVLRENGLSPVTFGAKPEKPNVLCHVGGTEEPGLVLIHHMDVVPARPEEWSVPPFSAEVRDGFLYGRGTLDTKGLGAAHWCAAIRASKAGTLKRRLYLVANADEEVGGGEGAEYFVRNLPFPLGAAYGLNEGGVGVTDVFGGGGKFFLLNMWEKGPVWMKLSAAGRAGHGSRPSDKDAPARLARAMARVAEHREPPRLTEPVRDMLRALRAKGYSDLDVDALRGGAEEADALEALARKFPEIEPLLRNTYAVTTLAAGFKPNVIPSSAEGTVDARIVPGEEPEAVAARIRTLVEDLGVSVEILFAEKPNGSPVGPLYGAMEEAILSVHPDAAVVPYMSTGFTDSRFFRSIGIPTYGLMPVLLPRAEHGKIHGVDERIPLSGIAEMAEIVYALIGRWNAAR